One window from the genome of Micromonospora aurantiaca ATCC 27029 encodes:
- a CDS encoding zinc-ribbon domain-containing protein, with amino-acid sequence MPEVAAEWLECITYPTATPETISAQSSAEVRWRCSACGHSWVGPIVRRTQSGGGGCKPCAGKRRSEANSRRVANRVGDACPQIVEFFLRWEDPAEQAPVAEVSVRSDKVAWWRCACGNTWHTRVRLRVAGSVCPRCRAANRRPRTTAPLRSTHPTVADMFVRNLSHQHRTPESMPKSATDRCQWRCNACDHEWEQTVLNVVGAGRPCPRCAVLMVGAPQPGRSLADLYPEIAAQFVANQRRPERGPALLRPNSVDRCLWRCGDCAHEWVSTVTNRTAGRGCPPCGRRRAGELLRDPGEADSFSSTHPEQAATFIANKSHPGRGPQSFTAGTNDICVWCCPECSRHFERSVANHATRLLCTTCAYLALGAAKRIAPKEKSLATLMPEVASSFVANLSWPGEGPATLYPRASALCSWRCRCGALF; translated from the coding sequence ATGCCGGAGGTGGCCGCGGAGTGGCTGGAGTGCATCACCTACCCCACCGCCACACCCGAGACGATCAGTGCCCAGTCCTCGGCCGAGGTGCGGTGGCGCTGCTCGGCCTGCGGCCACTCCTGGGTGGGGCCGATTGTCCGGCGGACCCAGTCCGGGGGCGGCGGTTGTAAGCCGTGCGCGGGCAAGCGCCGGTCCGAGGCCAACTCCCGGCGGGTGGCCAACCGGGTCGGCGACGCGTGCCCGCAAATCGTCGAGTTCTTCCTGCGCTGGGAGGATCCGGCCGAGCAGGCGCCGGTGGCAGAGGTGAGCGTACGCTCCGACAAGGTAGCCTGGTGGCGCTGCGCCTGCGGCAACACCTGGCACACGAGAGTCCGGCTCCGGGTCGCTGGGAGCGTATGCCCACGGTGCCGGGCCGCGAACCGTCGGCCGCGCACCACAGCGCCATTGCGCAGCACCCATCCCACGGTCGCCGACATGTTCGTCCGGAACCTCAGCCATCAGCACCGCACTCCCGAATCGATGCCGAAATCCGCGACTGATCGGTGCCAATGGCGGTGCAACGCCTGCGATCACGAGTGGGAGCAAACGGTGCTCAACGTGGTCGGCGCCGGCCGGCCTTGCCCTCGATGCGCTGTTTTGATGGTCGGCGCGCCGCAGCCCGGCCGATCGCTTGCTGACCTGTACCCCGAGATCGCGGCCCAGTTCGTCGCCAATCAGCGGCGTCCCGAGCGCGGCCCCGCCCTTCTGCGTCCGAACTCGGTCGACCGGTGCTTATGGCGCTGCGGTGACTGTGCGCACGAGTGGGTGTCCACCGTGACGAATCGGACTGCTGGCCGCGGCTGCCCGCCCTGCGGGCGCCGACGAGCGGGTGAGCTGCTGCGGGATCCTGGTGAAGCGGATTCGTTCAGCAGCACGCATCCGGAACAAGCCGCCACGTTCATCGCCAACAAGTCCCACCCTGGCCGTGGCCCGCAGAGCTTCACCGCAGGGACCAACGACATCTGCGTCTGGTGCTGCCCAGAGTGTTCCCGGCACTTCGAACGCTCCGTCGCCAACCATGCAACCCGGCTGCTCTGCACCACATGTGCATACCTGGCGTTGGGCGCCGCCAAGCGGATCGCCCCTAAGGAGAAGTCGCTCGCCACGCTCATGCCGGAGGTCGCCTCGTCCTTCGTGGCGAACCTCTCCTGGCCCGGGGAGGGACCGGCGACGCTGTATCCGCGAGCCAGCGCACTCTGCTCTTGGCGCTGCCGGTGCGGTGCGCTCTTCTAG
- a CDS encoding zinc-ribbon domain-containing protein: MRDRVKSPDYGCGRCRRRGRSLLELELAHLLAAATGDEVEVDVRLDGGRRSAERLDLFLPSAEIYIDLDPAQWHAGPAAHARDLRKSEVMAKLGVRYVRVRQPGTPPVPGETVVAGTKDATEWFLVLAKWLQTQSVACPPLSADRIAACLAAAREEWKAFQNTPPSESLAVVLPELASELVENLTRPEIGAQWLLPGSADRCVWRCGTCRHVWRTRVVSRTRDKTGCPKCSRREHSYQARLSRAKLRVRDVAPELLTQAVRILDVEKARDIELLDLARGSTIRVLWRCPDCGHEWVAPVVSRTSGRGCQPCGIRRRTASRREPPPGGSLTDLHPEISRTFLANLDHPDRGPDRLRPGSHDRCRWHCPCCGSTEWVTTVSARIQRQGCGGCRGLRTGRRSVIASKDDGPQFDALLLF; this comes from the coding sequence GTGCGTGATCGCGTGAAATCGCCCGACTATGGCTGCGGCCGGTGCCGCCGCCGTGGCCGAAGCCTCCTTGAACTGGAGCTCGCCCACCTGCTGGCGGCCGCGACGGGCGACGAGGTGGAAGTTGACGTCCGCCTCGACGGCGGCCGGCGCTCGGCGGAGCGGCTGGACCTCTTCCTGCCCTCAGCCGAGATCTACATCGACCTGGACCCGGCCCAGTGGCACGCTGGCCCTGCCGCTCACGCCCGGGACCTGCGCAAATCAGAGGTCATGGCCAAGCTCGGGGTGCGCTATGTGCGGGTTCGGCAGCCCGGCACGCCACCGGTTCCAGGGGAGACCGTGGTCGCGGGCACCAAGGACGCGACGGAATGGTTTCTGGTCCTCGCAAAATGGCTGCAGACGCAGTCCGTTGCGTGCCCGCCCCTCTCCGCCGACCGGATCGCCGCATGCCTCGCCGCAGCGCGCGAGGAGTGGAAGGCTTTCCAGAACACACCACCCAGCGAGAGTCTGGCCGTGGTGCTTCCCGAGCTGGCGAGCGAACTGGTCGAGAACCTGACTCGCCCAGAGATAGGTGCGCAGTGGCTGCTTCCCGGTTCCGCGGACCGGTGCGTCTGGCGGTGCGGAACCTGCCGGCACGTCTGGCGCACCCGCGTGGTCAGCCGGACCCGCGACAAAACCGGCTGCCCGAAATGCTCCCGGCGGGAGCACTCCTACCAGGCTCGCCTGAGCCGGGCCAAACTTCGGGTCCGCGACGTCGCTCCCGAACTGCTCACCCAGGCCGTGCGCATCCTCGACGTCGAAAAGGCCCGCGACATTGAGCTGCTCGACCTGGCCCGCGGGTCGACCATCCGCGTGCTCTGGCGATGCCCCGACTGTGGACACGAGTGGGTGGCCCCGGTCGTAAGCCGCACCTCCGGGCGCGGTTGCCAGCCGTGCGGCATCCGCCGGCGTACCGCGTCCCGCCGAGAGCCGCCGCCCGGTGGATCGCTGACCGACCTACATCCCGAGATCTCGCGCACCTTCCTGGCGAACCTGGACCATCCTGATCGGGGGCCAGATCGGCTCCGCCCGGGATCCCACGACCGTTGCCGGTGGCACTGCCCCTGCTGTGGATCGACGGAATGGGTGACAACGGTCTCAGCCCGAATCCAGCGGCAGGGCTGCGGAGGGTGCCGCGGCCTGAGGACCGGCAGGCGGAGCGTCATCGCCAGCAAGGACGACGGGCCGCAGTTCGACGCGCTTCTACTGTTCTGA
- a CDS encoding DUF2397 domain-containing protein, with product MDLWQLAGLPGGLVQASYLVGRRAAQYRLIVDVLLAQQQHSLTGIAAAELPGLLRDHLAAAGADPGLVDDPGFSLERRMRRLEEWRVVEVWQDRARRDEDFLRNLDRYQLTEVAADLHRAVSSMGQDVAADAAATLAPSVLTGHLGRLRGAIAGDPSAAAEAWAVINPTLTTMANAAAGWQGRLAGALAGTPDAGKLAQIQDTLRRYVDMWGAGIDTHSDQIASTVRVLLETPEQTWRQVAVHGLGATADGASLDRLAASYVQTLETLGRWFDGSNSQARRLRRQMRDTISPLVRGQRTLAAVGGHVSRRAELLALAGRLEAAEDDATGWEIWCRATGLFSARHLPGAGPTPAGNPGAVSFWDAEPAPVAARLRKQGPRGTTGSAARIPDRSQARAAARAAAAQEQAARARTEEAVLARSGLRLSQWRDLTEPELEMLLELLATLAAARLDESQVSSAMTGDGRWMLRADPAPVAHPTAVVATPTGRLVHPDIRLHITLAGRAV from the coding sequence GTGGACCTGTGGCAGCTCGCCGGGCTGCCGGGTGGTTTGGTGCAGGCCAGCTATCTGGTGGGGCGGCGCGCGGCGCAGTACCGGCTGATCGTCGATGTGCTGCTGGCACAACAGCAACACTCGTTGACCGGGATCGCCGCGGCCGAGTTGCCGGGTCTGCTCCGCGACCATCTGGCCGCTGCCGGAGCCGATCCAGGTCTGGTGGACGATCCCGGGTTCAGCCTGGAGCGGCGGATGCGTCGCTTGGAGGAGTGGAGGGTCGTCGAGGTCTGGCAGGACCGGGCCCGCCGGGACGAGGACTTCCTGCGGAACTTGGACCGGTACCAACTCACCGAAGTCGCTGCCGATCTGCATCGCGCGGTCAGCAGTATGGGCCAGGACGTCGCAGCCGATGCCGCGGCGACACTTGCCCCGTCAGTGCTGACCGGCCATCTCGGGCGTCTGCGAGGTGCGATTGCGGGTGACCCGTCGGCGGCGGCCGAGGCATGGGCTGTCATCAACCCGACCCTGACGACGATGGCGAACGCGGCGGCGGGCTGGCAGGGCCGCCTTGCCGGTGCACTCGCCGGCACGCCGGATGCGGGCAAGCTGGCTCAGATCCAGGACACCCTGCGACGGTATGTGGACATGTGGGGTGCTGGGATCGACACCCACTCTGATCAAATCGCCAGCACCGTCCGGGTACTACTCGAGACGCCGGAGCAGACGTGGCGGCAGGTAGCTGTCCACGGTCTGGGTGCCACTGCGGACGGCGCCTCGCTCGACCGGCTTGCCGCCTCCTACGTGCAAACGCTCGAGACACTGGGGCGCTGGTTCGACGGCTCGAACAGCCAGGCCCGCCGGTTGCGTCGGCAGATGCGCGACACGATCAGTCCGCTGGTGCGCGGCCAGCGGACCTTGGCTGCGGTCGGCGGACACGTATCCCGGCGTGCCGAACTGCTCGCCCTCGCTGGCCGACTTGAAGCCGCCGAGGACGACGCCACCGGCTGGGAGATCTGGTGCCGAGCAACCGGGCTGTTCTCTGCTCGCCACCTTCCCGGAGCCGGGCCAACGCCGGCCGGAAATCCGGGAGCGGTCTCTTTCTGGGATGCCGAACCGGCACCGGTGGCGGCACGGCTCCGCAAGCAAGGGCCACGCGGAACGACCGGAAGCGCGGCCCGGATCCCGGACCGCAGTCAAGCCCGAGCGGCGGCTCGGGCTGCCGCCGCTCAGGAACAGGCGGCACGCGCGCGTACGGAAGAGGCTGTGCTCGCCCGGTCTGGGCTGCGGCTGTCGCAATGGCGAGACTTGACCGAGCCGGAGCTGGAGATGCTGCTGGAGTTGCTCGCCACGCTCGCTGCGGCCCGGCTGGACGAGTCGCAGGTGTCATCGGCGATGACCGGAGACGGCCGGTGGATGCTGCGAGCCGATCCTGCCCCGGTTGCCCATCCGACGGCCGTGGTTGCTACTCCGACAGGCCGACTGGTGCACCCGGATATTCGGCTGCACATCACGCTAGCGGGGCGGGCGGTCTGA
- a CDS encoding TIGR02679 domain-containing protein — protein sequence MSASADRWVATGTGPTKVLAAARERLQNGHGGDRVRLTVELDERERAQVGRLLGVAWEASAKAITLGSLRAGLAALDDDLVAVLTRHGGAPDNLRAKRAANLAARTATINAAYEALIAAGWPAHAVDHARAKRWLERANADHVPQRADELCRLWQALPSDNRPLPQLADALFDDTHCLDRGQALGRLAARLLAAAGAAPTEAAEAVDQALTATSWRRTWASFGVLCDEVSSTVLVLGLPLVGDSPAADLSSTAARRGEPLWLTSRSLRGAWRPHDDVHTVRVCENPSIMEAAADEPGTATLPLVCVYGRPSSAAWALLEGLAGAGVRLLISADRDTAGRRFAAEMLRLRGAEPWLPEIDGIFEESRLPELLADLRSAVHR from the coding sequence GTGAGCGCGTCCGCGGACCGGTGGGTGGCCACCGGCACCGGCCCGACCAAGGTCCTTGCCGCAGCGCGTGAACGGCTGCAGAACGGTCACGGCGGCGACCGGGTCCGCCTGACCGTCGAACTCGACGAACGCGAACGCGCTCAGGTCGGCCGGCTCCTGGGCGTCGCCTGGGAAGCCTCCGCCAAAGCGATAACCCTCGGCAGCCTCCGTGCCGGCCTCGCCGCCCTCGACGACGACCTCGTCGCGGTCCTCACTCGGCACGGCGGAGCACCCGACAACCTGCGAGCCAAACGCGCCGCCAACCTCGCCGCCCGCACTGCCACGATCAACGCCGCCTATGAGGCATTGATCGCAGCCGGCTGGCCCGCCCATGCCGTCGACCACGCCCGGGCGAAACGGTGGCTCGAACGCGCCAACGCCGATCACGTCCCTCAACGGGCGGACGAACTCTGCCGGTTGTGGCAGGCGCTGCCCAGCGACAACCGGCCGCTGCCGCAACTGGCCGACGCGCTCTTCGACGACACGCACTGCCTCGACCGCGGCCAGGCACTGGGCCGGCTCGCCGCCCGCCTCCTCGCCGCAGCCGGTGCTGCACCAACCGAGGCGGCAGAAGCCGTCGACCAGGCGCTCACGGCCACCTCCTGGCGGCGCACCTGGGCCTCGTTCGGCGTCCTCTGCGACGAGGTCTCTTCCACCGTCCTCGTCCTCGGACTCCCGCTCGTCGGCGACTCCCCCGCCGCAGACCTGAGCAGCACGGCGGCCCGGCGTGGCGAACCGCTATGGCTGACCTCCCGGTCGCTGAGGGGGGCGTGGCGTCCCCACGACGACGTGCACACGGTCAGAGTGTGCGAAAACCCGTCAATCATGGAGGCCGCGGCCGACGAGCCCGGCACCGCGACTCTGCCGCTAGTCTGCGTCTACGGGCGCCCCTCCTCGGCCGCGTGGGCGTTGCTCGAAGGCCTTGCCGGAGCTGGCGTACGGCTCCTGATCAGCGCGGACCGAGACACCGCCGGTCGGAGATTCGCCGCCGAGATGCTGCGCCTACGCGGCGCCGAACCCTGGCTCCCCGAAATCGACGGCATCTTCGAGGAGTCACGGCTCCCAGAGTTGCTGGCTGACCTGCGATCTGCGGTTCACCGCTGA
- a CDS encoding TIGR02678 family protein — MGTTSGETRNVQRAFVGLLAKPLVTPDTDAELYRLVARRLQPVKESAQRLGYRVQRVGRAVRLVRVPVAGTVTFPPVPADVVSRRVRSLACCLAACCEETSGTVTLQKLSDMVRDLIAAPGVQVAPYDPEERPQRKLLRDAARLLEEFGVLCRRTSDESLLDEWTESGQGVGAGYAVDRDALLLLTSPDVLELAFATEPAGEEQWVATRTIRQLRALIETPVVLYADLSDDDAIALRARRGPRSHDVAAMTGGHIEARSEGLLVVLTDDERPATVVDWPRARAADWVALLMADIAGRHGARQSDGTVTLTSIQVDEVVDDLVTWRGEYMNSAQKQAPGTIRHDAQKQLVELGLLRVAHDGSWTLLPVAARYRDPDITITTPAETPR, encoded by the coding sequence ATGGGGACCACCTCGGGTGAGACCCGCAACGTACAACGCGCGTTCGTCGGCCTGCTGGCCAAGCCGCTGGTCACGCCGGACACCGATGCCGAGCTGTACCGACTGGTGGCACGGCGGCTGCAACCAGTGAAGGAGTCAGCGCAGCGGCTGGGCTACCGGGTGCAGCGTGTCGGCCGGGCGGTGCGGCTTGTCCGTGTTCCGGTAGCGGGTACGGTGACGTTCCCGCCGGTACCGGCCGACGTGGTATCGCGGCGGGTCCGCTCGCTGGCGTGCTGTCTGGCTGCCTGCTGCGAGGAGACCAGCGGCACCGTCACGCTGCAGAAGCTGTCGGACATGGTCCGGGACCTGATCGCTGCCCCGGGGGTGCAGGTCGCACCGTACGACCCGGAGGAACGTCCGCAGCGGAAGCTACTGCGTGACGCCGCCCGGCTACTTGAGGAGTTCGGAGTGCTGTGCCGGCGCACCAGCGACGAGTCACTGCTAGACGAATGGACCGAGTCCGGGCAGGGCGTCGGTGCTGGCTACGCCGTCGATCGCGACGCTCTGCTGTTGCTGACCAGCCCGGACGTCCTCGAGTTGGCGTTTGCAACAGAGCCGGCGGGTGAGGAGCAATGGGTGGCCACCCGCACGATCCGGCAGCTGCGGGCGCTGATCGAGACGCCGGTGGTGTTGTACGCGGATCTGTCCGACGATGACGCCATCGCGTTGCGGGCCCGCCGCGGCCCGCGCAGCCACGATGTCGCCGCCATGACCGGCGGGCACATCGAGGCCCGGTCCGAAGGCCTGCTGGTCGTGCTGACCGACGACGAACGTCCCGCGACGGTCGTCGACTGGCCCCGCGCCCGGGCCGCCGACTGGGTGGCGCTGCTGATGGCCGACATCGCCGGCCGGCACGGCGCCCGGCAGAGCGATGGGACGGTCACCCTGACCAGCATCCAGGTCGATGAAGTCGTCGACGATCTGGTCACCTGGCGCGGCGAGTACATGAACAGCGCCCAGAAGCAGGCGCCCGGCACGATCCGCCATGACGCGCAGAAGCAGCTCGTCGAACTCGGCCTGCTCCGCGTCGCCCATGACGGCTCATGGACCCTCTTGCCGGTCGCCGCCCGCTACCGCGACCCCGACATCACGATCACCACCCCCGCGGAGACCCCCCGATGA
- a CDS encoding SbcC/MukB-like Walker B domain-containing protein: MSTTFPDDVTTMTTPGPAATDDQLAEWRDAVTTGGLPQPGSSRWQGLRAGVVNLWEFDIAEYWFADGRGQFVGANQSGKSTLMALTTLIMLAGDLGRQYVDTFGESDKSFRYYVEPTDDARDRRDSSASTNRGWAWAEYGRIADDGQPEFFTTLLYAQAKRGVKAMPPTWIVCRGTARVRDGLTLCEGQAVAVPAQLGAPDGLVVCENGKQYAARLARDLFGFTDSDRYDTVLEMLKVLRTPHLGQRLNPDWFTEQMRAALPPIARAEVEELADGWQQVEQLGTDRDTAVEAREAVAHYLAKGWRPWADAVLRLRGDDLIAAHTAAEDAEKAVRAATGALDTARDNLTAEQKVTDNLLRSFKQAQADYEQALQTQAYKGAAQRTLNAQRLRGEADGAAERARGLLADAGRAREDRDRAVAARGRLEKTAADARERAGAVGEQTAAKVTSAGLGNQASEWVAAGEITRLNKAIKTRKETIPNLRRLIRAAGEANAKLGTADERAKDAQAEFDRRKRTATQAAETAEKALQALSDGIERWALPLAAEAPATVIREQWIAAVTEQARSPQPTAVLASLIRSTWLDPVTLPLTRQAVTITTRAEQLRSDANTYDADADTLEAAGDPAPTPPERWTRRPRPAFPGPHGAPLWRLIDPAPGTAQDTIDYVEAALDAAGLLDAWVSPDRLWLADRDGDETVMTLTAPVATGGSLGAVLQPAEDAGELWAATEQILAAIGFTLDNTPLQASVAVAADGRWQTTTAAGRAARSSHGAELLGVAARAAARRRTVAELREKAARARAEADILQERAEQLQARVDELTAAGTVPEDADVVRAAIASATAYKELETAEQRLIRRQDERAVADEKVNLANTEMLRYANEHLLPSSEELLDQITASLDKAAESVAELAGALEKQHGAEREHRTADGQATSAEDRLKEAERKHLQAAEDAATADLLATQAEQSVDDDDQEQLARVKQLVADRDSLNSRVEASRKKGVALSEAAVLAGQNLSRADDELTAAQHRLNSALDNWWIPVEAGLAAARGITIEPERTLAAALEQATTAAQKLRPAQWPVTSEEKGRRVEAALQKALGTELTTLRTVLESKGGRGVSTIDPDAAGGLTAVAIVVDASGTQLSPTDAIDYLDGLVVRLTRSHDEKMNSILTELLSSTFVDHLRDRLKSVIRLLGLVNDVLGRHPTGANKTTMRLRRTPAEGQRAAFEILKTLQTGSVESETVQEQIRVFLTERIREAQDAGNAGPEELTDRLAELLDYRNWFDVVADFRVGEGKFEPFTKQVHGVDSGGGKVVTLLQPLLATLVALYEESPIAPRPLWLDEAFVGVDPDNRAAMLELLVDFRLDFLLAGPSPLVATVQVPAAALWFVSRAPAPAAGVDLSLMLWAGNTLERVPIADMAAKTFTAKPVPADMPPDLFTALGDDSDSPENESDDDEEVR, encoded by the coding sequence ATGAGCACGACATTTCCCGACGACGTAACCACGATGACGACGCCCGGACCGGCCGCGACCGACGACCAACTGGCCGAGTGGCGCGACGCGGTCACCACAGGTGGCCTGCCTCAGCCCGGATCGTCACGCTGGCAGGGGCTGCGAGCCGGCGTCGTCAACCTGTGGGAGTTCGACATCGCCGAGTACTGGTTCGCTGATGGGCGCGGCCAGTTCGTCGGTGCCAACCAATCCGGCAAGTCGACGCTGATGGCGTTGACCACACTGATCATGCTCGCCGGTGATCTCGGCCGGCAGTACGTCGACACGTTCGGCGAGTCCGACAAGTCATTCCGGTACTACGTTGAGCCGACCGATGACGCCCGCGACCGGCGCGACAGCTCAGCCAGCACCAACCGCGGCTGGGCCTGGGCCGAGTACGGCCGCATCGCCGACGACGGCCAACCCGAGTTCTTCACGACCCTGCTGTACGCCCAGGCCAAACGCGGTGTGAAGGCCATGCCACCGACCTGGATCGTGTGCCGGGGCACCGCCCGAGTCCGGGACGGGCTGACCCTGTGCGAAGGACAGGCAGTCGCGGTCCCGGCACAGCTCGGCGCCCCGGACGGGCTTGTCGTGTGCGAGAACGGCAAACAGTACGCCGCCCGGCTGGCCCGGGACCTGTTCGGGTTCACCGACTCCGACCGGTACGACACCGTGCTGGAAATGCTCAAGGTGCTGCGGACCCCGCACCTGGGCCAACGGCTGAACCCGGACTGGTTCACCGAGCAGATGCGCGCCGCACTACCGCCGATCGCCCGCGCAGAGGTTGAGGAACTCGCCGACGGCTGGCAGCAGGTGGAGCAGTTGGGCACCGACCGGGACACCGCGGTCGAGGCGCGCGAAGCGGTCGCCCACTACCTCGCCAAGGGGTGGCGGCCGTGGGCCGACGCGGTCCTGCGGCTACGCGGCGACGACCTGATCGCCGCACACACCGCCGCTGAGGATGCCGAAAAGGCTGTGCGCGCCGCGACCGGCGCACTCGACACCGCCCGCGACAACCTCACGGCCGAGCAGAAAGTCACCGACAACCTCCTCCGCTCGTTCAAGCAGGCCCAAGCCGACTACGAGCAGGCACTACAGACGCAGGCCTACAAGGGTGCCGCACAGCGGACACTGAACGCGCAGCGCCTACGGGGCGAGGCGGACGGGGCCGCGGAACGTGCCCGTGGCCTTTTGGCCGATGCCGGCCGGGCTCGCGAAGACCGAGACCGTGCCGTCGCAGCACGGGGCCGTCTGGAGAAGACGGCAGCCGACGCGCGCGAACGCGCCGGGGCGGTGGGCGAACAGACGGCGGCCAAGGTGACGTCCGCCGGTCTGGGGAACCAGGCATCCGAGTGGGTCGCGGCGGGCGAAATCACCCGCCTCAACAAGGCGATCAAGACCCGAAAGGAGACCATCCCGAACCTGCGGCGGCTGATCCGGGCGGCTGGCGAAGCAAACGCCAAGCTGGGGACTGCCGACGAGCGGGCCAAGGACGCGCAGGCCGAGTTCGACCGCCGTAAGCGCACTGCCACGCAGGCCGCCGAGACGGCGGAGAAGGCGTTGCAGGCGCTGTCCGACGGTATCGAGCGGTGGGCGCTGCCCCTGGCTGCCGAGGCCCCGGCAACGGTGATCCGGGAGCAGTGGATCGCCGCGGTCACCGAGCAGGCCCGGTCGCCGCAGCCGACCGCTGTGCTGGCATCCCTGATCCGTAGTACGTGGCTCGATCCGGTCACGTTGCCGCTGACTCGGCAAGCAGTCACCATCACCACCCGCGCCGAGCAGCTGCGCAGCGACGCGAACACGTATGACGCGGACGCCGACACCCTCGAAGCCGCGGGTGACCCAGCGCCCACCCCTCCGGAACGCTGGACCCGCCGGCCGCGGCCAGCGTTCCCGGGCCCGCACGGCGCCCCGCTGTGGCGGCTGATCGACCCGGCCCCCGGCACGGCTCAGGACACAATCGATTACGTCGAGGCCGCCCTGGACGCTGCCGGGCTTCTCGACGCCTGGGTCAGCCCGGACCGCCTGTGGCTCGCCGACCGCGACGGTGACGAGACCGTCATGACGCTTACCGCCCCAGTGGCGACGGGCGGATCGTTGGGGGCGGTCTTGCAGCCGGCGGAGGACGCCGGCGAACTGTGGGCGGCCACCGAGCAAATCCTCGCCGCGATCGGCTTCACCCTAGACAACACTCCGTTGCAGGCTTCAGTAGCCGTCGCCGCGGACGGCCGCTGGCAGACCACCACCGCCGCTGGACGTGCTGCCCGCAGCAGCCACGGTGCCGAACTGCTCGGCGTCGCCGCCCGGGCCGCTGCTCGCCGCCGCACCGTCGCCGAACTACGGGAGAAGGCCGCCCGAGCACGTGCGGAAGCCGACATCCTTCAGGAACGCGCAGAACAACTGCAGGCCCGCGTCGACGAGCTCACCGCCGCCGGCACCGTTCCGGAAGATGCCGACGTCGTCCGGGCCGCGATCGCCTCCGCGACCGCGTACAAAGAGCTCGAAACCGCCGAGCAGCGTCTGATCCGCCGCCAAGACGAACGTGCCGTAGCTGACGAAAAGGTCAACCTCGCCAACACCGAAATGCTCCGATACGCCAACGAGCATCTGCTGCCCTCCAGTGAAGAGCTTCTCGATCAGATCACCGCCAGCCTGGACAAAGCAGCGGAATCCGTCGCGGAACTCGCCGGTGCACTCGAGAAGCAGCACGGCGCCGAGCGGGAACATCGCACCGCCGACGGTCAGGCGACTTCCGCCGAGGACCGGCTCAAGGAGGCGGAGCGGAAGCACCTGCAAGCTGCCGAGGACGCCGCAACGGCGGATCTGCTCGCCACCCAGGCAGAGCAATCCGTCGATGACGACGACCAGGAGCAGCTCGCCCGGGTGAAACAACTCGTTGCCGATCGCGACAGTCTCAACAGCCGGGTCGAGGCCAGCCGCAAGAAGGGCGTCGCGCTCTCCGAGGCCGCCGTCCTCGCCGGCCAGAATCTGTCCCGGGCCGATGACGAACTGACCGCGGCGCAGCACCGGCTCAACAGCGCTTTGGACAACTGGTGGATTCCCGTGGAGGCCGGGCTTGCCGCCGCACGCGGAATCACCATCGAGCCGGAACGCACCCTGGCGGCCGCGCTCGAACAGGCCACAACCGCCGCGCAGAAACTGCGTCCGGCGCAGTGGCCCGTCACGAGCGAGGAGAAGGGCCGCCGCGTCGAGGCAGCGCTGCAGAAGGCCCTCGGCACTGAGCTCACCACGCTACGGACAGTGCTCGAATCCAAGGGCGGTCGCGGGGTCAGCACCATCGACCCCGACGCCGCTGGCGGCCTGACCGCTGTCGCGATCGTGGTTGACGCCTCAGGCACTCAGCTCAGCCCCACCGACGCCATCGACTACCTCGACGGCCTTGTCGTGCGGCTTACCCGTAGCCACGACGAGAAGATGAACTCCATCCTGACCGAACTACTGTCCTCGACCTTCGTTGACCACCTCCGCGATCGCCTCAAATCCGTCATCCGGCTGCTTGGCCTGGTCAACGACGTACTTGGCCGCCACCCCACCGGGGCGAACAAGACAACGATGCGGCTGCGTCGTACGCCCGCCGAAGGGCAGCGGGCCGCATTCGAGATCCTGAAGACCCTGCAGACCGGCTCCGTCGAATCGGAGACAGTGCAGGAACAGATCCGCGTCTTCCTCACCGAACGCATCCGTGAAGCGCAGGACGCCGGCAACGCCGGCCCGGAGGAACTGACCGACCGGCTCGCGGAACTTCTGGACTACCGCAACTGGTTCGACGTCGTCGCCGACTTCCGCGTCGGAGAGGGCAAGTTCGAGCCGTTCACCAAACAGGTCCACGGCGTCGACTCCGGCGGCGGCAAGGTCGTCACCCTGCTCCAACCGCTACTGGCTACCTTGGTCGCCCTCTACGAGGAGTCACCGATCGCCCCGCGACCGCTATGGCTCGACGAAGCGTTCGTCGGTGTCGACCCGGACAACCGCGCCGCCATGCTCGAACTACTGGTCGACTTCCGCCTCGACTTCCTGCTGGCCGGGCCCAGCCCGCTCGTGGCAACCGTCCAGGTACCAGCTGCCGCCCTCTGGTTCGTCTCCCGCGCACCGGCCCCCGCCGCCGGCGTCGACCTGTCCCTGATGCTGTGGGCCGGCAACACCCTCGAACGGGTACCGATCGCAGACATGGCCGCCAAGACCTTCACCGCGAAACCGGTCCCGGCCGACATGCCACCGGACCTGTTCACTGCCCTCGGCGACGACAGTGACAGCCCGGAGAACGAATCCGACGATGATGAGGAGGTGCGGTGA